One Candidatus Woesearchaeota archaeon DNA segment encodes these proteins:
- a CDS encoding 4Fe-4S binding protein, translating into MTIKIDYEKCCWQEGACKSCGCGGACEGCVEICPTGALTREDKLSVDIDKCTDCGLCINSCKHDALSFEVTITL; encoded by the coding sequence ATGACCATAAAAATTGATTATGAAAAATGTTGTTGGCAAGAAGGCGCGTGCAAAAGTTGTGGATGCGGCGGCGCATGCGAAGGCTGCGTAGAAATTTGTCCAACTGGTGCACTTACGCGAGAAGATAAACTCAGTGTTGATATTGATAAATGTACAGACTGCGGATTATGTATTAATTCTTGTAAACACGACGCGCTAAGTTTTGAAGTAACCATCACGCTTTGA
- a CDS encoding protein translocase subunit SecF: protein MAKSHKKKRLEARFGSKQNAQKIGAKANSKASSELENTNLQATAKRGFYYTYYKQLLIIPFLLLVIALVVLGVNYVQTGTIINGDITLRGGTSIIVTQDLAELDGLTADGMQAQLQERFPAADFDIRTLRQLTKVTGFEISADITDEQDIVAFRLALTDIIPGLTNDEVGENLGIKGASIGASFFKQISWALLAAFILMGIVIFIQFKVPIPSLAVILAAFSDIVITLAIVNILGIKLSTAGVAAFLMLIGYSVDTDVLLSTRVLKNKSGTVYSRIISAMKIGLTMNITTLAAVTVGMIVSQSATISQIMTILFIGLWVDMINTWIQNAGILRWYAEKKEGVAK, encoded by the coding sequence ATGGCGAAATCTCATAAGAAAAAGCGCTTAGAAGCACGTTTTGGAAGTAAACAAAACGCGCAAAAAATAGGTGCGAAAGCTAATTCGAAGGCCAGTTCTGAATTAGAGAACACCAATTTGCAGGCTACTGCTAAGCGAGGTTTTTATTATACGTATTATAAACAACTTCTTATTATTCCTTTCTTACTTTTAGTTATTGCACTTGTTGTGCTTGGCGTAAATTATGTGCAAACGGGTACTATTATTAACGGCGATATTACGCTTAGAGGTGGAACGAGTATTATTGTCACACAAGATTTAGCAGAGCTTGATGGTCTTACTGCTGATGGTATGCAAGCGCAACTTCAAGAGCGTTTTCCCGCTGCAGATTTTGATATTCGTACGCTTCGCCAATTAACGAAAGTTACTGGTTTTGAAATTAGCGCCGATATTACTGATGAACAAGATATCGTGGCGTTTCGTTTAGCATTAACCGATATTATTCCAGGCCTTACTAATGATGAAGTCGGTGAAAACTTAGGTATTAAAGGTGCTTCTATTGGTGCTTCTTTTTTCAAACAAATTTCGTGGGCGCTACTTGCAGCGTTTATCTTAATGGGTATTGTTATTTTCATTCAATTCAAAGTTCCTATTCCTAGTCTTGCTGTTATTCTTGCAGCATTCTCTGATATTGTTATCACGCTTGCCATTGTTAATATATTGGGAATTAAACTTAGTACTGCGGGCGTCGCAGCATTTCTCATGCTTATTGGATATAGTGTTGATACAGATGTATTACTTTCAACAAGGGTGCTTAAGAATAAATCAGGAACTGTTTATAGTAGAATTATATCTGCTATGAAAATAGGTCTTACTATGAATATCACAACTCTTGCGGCAGTTACTGTTGGTATGATTGTTTCACAGTCAGCCACCATTTCTCAAATTATGACTATTCTTTTTATCGGTCTGTGGGTTGATATGATTAATACGTGGATTCAAAATGCTGGCATTCTTCGGTGGTATGCAGAAAAAAAAGAGGGTGTTGCTAAATGA
- a CDS encoding ribosome biogenesis/translation initiation ATPase RLI, whose amino-acid sequence MSRIAIVDKKKCHPEECNELCIKKCPINKGGDECMKIVEGKAWIDEVLCVGCGICPKVCPYKALDIINLPEALNDTAIHRYGENQFSLYNLPVPVFGKVVGLLGRNGIGKSTAMKILAGVLKPNFENYEKTSTYRDLIDYFKGTEAQAYFEKLAKNEITISYKPQQIELIPKNFDGKVSDLLHKVDEKNAFEEITSMLDLTPILDRDIKQVSGGELQRVTIAACVLKKANVYFFDEPTSYLDIKQRLKVAKFIRQLADENTAVIVIEHDLIILDYLTDFVHLVYGKESAYGIVSSLKATKNGINTYLSGYLREENVRFRDHEIMFETHPDENITSIHKLVEWKAFEQQLGDFTFGASNGIVYRNDVVGILGENGIGKTSLVKSLVGASKKENDIKLNVVETIPELKIAYKPQYIESSDEIVRLYLKDALKYDLQLIKPLSIEPLLDLQLNELSGGELQRVTIAKTLAEDAHLYFLDEPSAYLDVEQRLALSKVIATMMDVKRASALVVDHDLLFIDYISKRLLVFQGEPAIKGLATGPYGMAEGMNNFLDDLDITFRRDEANNRPRVNKPESQKDKEQKNSGKLYYG is encoded by the coding sequence ATGAGCAGAATTGCAATTGTAGATAAAAAAAAATGTCATCCTGAAGAATGCAATGAATTATGCATCAAAAAATGCCCCATAAACAAAGGTGGTGATGAATGCATGAAAATTGTTGAAGGGAAAGCTTGGATAGACGAAGTCCTCTGCGTAGGATGCGGCATCTGCCCAAAAGTTTGTCCGTATAAAGCACTTGACATTATCAATTTGCCAGAAGCACTTAATGATACCGCAATACATCGCTATGGCGAGAATCAATTCTCACTTTATAATCTGCCCGTGCCAGTCTTTGGCAAAGTCGTCGGCCTTCTCGGACGAAACGGCATTGGAAAGTCAACTGCGATGAAAATACTCGCAGGCGTTTTAAAACCCAACTTTGAAAATTATGAAAAAACAAGTACCTATCGTGATTTAATAGATTATTTTAAAGGAACAGAGGCGCAAGCCTATTTCGAAAAACTCGCAAAAAACGAGATCACTATTTCTTATAAACCACAACAAATAGAACTCATTCCTAAGAATTTTGACGGCAAAGTTTCAGATTTACTCCATAAAGTAGATGAGAAAAACGCATTCGAAGAAATTACCTCCATGCTTGATTTAACACCAATTTTAGATAGAGACATCAAACAAGTATCCGGTGGTGAGTTACAACGAGTAACCATCGCTGCATGCGTTCTAAAAAAAGCAAACGTGTATTTCTTTGATGAGCCAACATCATACTTAGATATTAAACAACGACTCAAAGTTGCAAAATTTATTCGGCAGCTTGCTGATGAAAATACCGCAGTCATTGTTATTGAACACGATTTAATTATTCTTGATTACTTAACAGATTTTGTACATTTAGTCTATGGTAAGGAATCTGCGTATGGTATTGTGAGTAGTCTTAAAGCAACGAAAAACGGCATTAACACGTATCTTTCAGGGTATCTTCGAGAAGAAAATGTTCGCTTCCGAGACCATGAAATTATGTTTGAAACACATCCTGATGAAAACATTACCTCTATACATAAACTCGTCGAGTGGAAAGCATTCGAACAACAATTAGGAGATTTTACCTTTGGCGCAAGTAATGGAATTGTTTACAGAAATGATGTTGTAGGAATTTTAGGAGAGAATGGCATTGGTAAAACAAGCTTAGTAAAATCATTAGTTGGCGCCAGTAAAAAAGAAAACGACATTAAACTTAACGTTGTAGAAACCATTCCTGAATTAAAAATTGCCTATAAACCACAATATATTGAAAGTAGTGATGAAATTGTTCGACTTTATCTTAAAGATGCACTCAAATACGATTTACAACTTATCAAACCATTGTCCATTGAACCACTTTTAGATTTACAACTTAATGAACTCTCAGGCGGAGAATTACAACGAGTAACCATAGCTAAAACACTCGCCGAAGATGCACATCTTTACTTCCTTGATGAGCCAAGCGCATACCTTGATGTTGAACAACGACTCGCACTTTCTAAAGTCATAGCGACCATGATGGATGTCAAACGAGCAAGCGCATTAGTTGTAGATCACGACTTACTTTTTATAGATTATATTTCTAAACGACTGTTAGTCTTTCAAGGAGAACCAGCAATAAAAGGGCTCGCAACAGGACCATACGGCATGGCAGAAGGTATGAATAACTTTCTTGATGATCTAGATATTACTTTCCGACGAGACGAAGCAAACAATCGTCCTCGTGTTAATAAACCAGAAAGTCAAAAAGACAAGGAACAAAAAAATAGTGGAAAACTATATTACGGGTAA
- a CDS encoding DUF1189 domain-containing protein — translation MKLKRFLRHIAISVNPTKYRQVVEKTLKQSFGLYFFAWSLSVLLLLLESFFVVQYLTEELAAITGLELSAGSESLGSLLPSLILIPGMVLATGILVFVVSQLLALFSAVIIKSSVKKGLSFRDAWVLCLHAILVPMFLFVVLAPSGQLFWLFIVLLFFYALFVAIGTSLVAGRTLKSTASQGDGDENGNL, via the coding sequence ATGAAGCTGAAACGATTCCTTCGCCACATCGCAATTTCTGTTAATCCAACAAAGTATCGACAGGTTGTTGAGAAAACGCTGAAACAATCATTTGGACTCTATTTTTTTGCATGGAGTTTATCTGTACTGTTATTATTGTTGGAGAGTTTTTTTGTCGTGCAGTATCTCACTGAGGAATTAGCAGCAATTACAGGATTAGAACTGTCTGCTGGTAGCGAGTCTCTTGGTTCGTTATTACCTTCTCTTATTTTAATTCCTGGTATGGTGTTGGCAACTGGTATTCTGGTGTTTGTTGTATCGCAACTTCTCGCGCTTTTTAGCGCGGTGATTATTAAGTCTTCAGTAAAAAAAGGGCTTTCGTTTCGTGATGCGTGGGTGTTGTGTTTGCATGCCATTCTTGTACCTATGTTTTTGTTTGTTGTTCTTGCGCCCAGTGGGCAATTATTTTGGTTATTTATTGTTTTATTATTCTTCTACGCGCTTTTTGTAGCGATTGGCACATCGCTTGTTGCTGGAAGAACGTTAAAAAGCACTGCATCTCAAGGCGATGGTGATGAGAACGGAAACCTCTAA
- a CDS encoding ORF6N domain-containing protein, with product MNKLIISDIKNKIFTMRGLQVMLDKDLADFYNIETRVLKQAVKRNINRFPEDFMFILTENEIHSLVSQSVIASKKQLGGAKPYVFTEQGVSNLSAILSSEKAIEINIQIMRAFVTMRNFIYTHAQIFQRLNAIELKQIKYDKKFDAIFKALKTHEKKQGIFYDGQVFEACVFVSEIIRNAKKEIILIDNYIDESVLTLISKKKEKVNVNIFTKKISAQLALDIKKFTEQFGPIQIQEFNNAHDRFLIIDSKEIYHFGASLKDLGKKWFAFSKFETGAVDMLKKIKLN from the coding sequence ATGAATAAACTAATTATTTCAGATATAAAAAATAAAATTTTCACCATGAGAGGCCTTCAAGTCATGCTTGACAAAGATTTAGCAGATTTTTATAATATCGAAACAAGAGTATTAAAACAAGCAGTAAAAAGAAATATAAATCGATTCCCTGAAGATTTCATGTTTATTTTAACTGAAAATGAAATACATTCATTGGTATCACAATCTGTGATAGCTTCAAAAAAACAGTTAGGAGGAGCTAAACCTTATGTTTTTACAGAACAAGGAGTTAGTAATTTATCAGCAATCCTCTCAAGTGAAAAAGCCATAGAAATCAATATTCAAATTATGAGAGCTTTTGTTACTATGAGAAATTTCATATATACACATGCACAAATATTTCAAAGATTAAATGCAATTGAATTAAAACAAATAAAATATGATAAAAAATTTGATGCAATTTTTAAAGCTTTAAAAACTCATGAGAAAAAACAAGGCATATTTTATGATGGTCAAGTTTTTGAAGCATGTGTATTTGTCAGCGAGATTATAAGGAATGCGAAAAAAGAAATTATTCTTATTGATAATTATATAGATGAAAGTGTCTTAACATTAATCTCTAAAAAAAAAGAAAAAGTAAACGTTAATATTTTTACTAAGAAAATCTCCGCCCAATTAGCATTAGATATTAAAAAATTTACTGAACAATTTGGACCAATACAAATACAAGAATTTAATAATGCTCATGACAGATTCTTAATTATCGATTCAAAAGAAATATATCACTTCGGTGCATCACTAAAAGATTTGGGAAAAAAATGGTTTGCTTTTTCTAAGTTTGAAACAGGTGCTGTAGATATGTTAAAAAAAATTAAGTTGAACTAA
- the glmS gene encoding glutamine--fructose-6-phosphate transaminase (isomerizing), with product MCGIFAYHGWRDDALVIVLEGLKQLEYRGYDSWGIAAKQQDNQEHLIIKETYSVPQPNNSHYTTPTKSAIGHTRWATHGSVTKENAHPHTSTDETIAVVHNGIIENYKELQEKYELQDIYSETDSEIIPKLIFYHLNTGKKFIDSVRETLQEVEGSFAIVVSNTKNNKLIAARKGSPLVIGIGKKEYVLSSDIPALLTHTRKIIHLEDGEIAIINDQLHIQEVDTKKEITKQVKEITWDVQTAEKEGYPHFMLKEIYEQPEKIKQAIRGRIKNEVVFLPELANTTTIKRIIIIACGTSWHAGIVGEFLLEGLAKLPVEVEYASEFRYRDPIIEPNTLVLAISQSGETADTLAALREAKKKGAKVYSICNVMDSTIARESDIVLYTRAGPEIGVASTKAFTTQVVVLYLLTAHFAKERNTLSDKKIKEMIRDVQELPKLIMDVLGTEKNIQTIAKKFSASKNALYLGRGIHYPIALEGALKLKEVSYIHAEGYPAAEMKHGPIALIDKNLPTICIAIKDSLTYEKIISNMQEVKARNGKLIIIATKGDAQVQHLSENIIFIPQSRYSLSAILAVIPLQLLAYHIAVLRGCNVDKPRNLAKSVTVE from the coding sequence ATGTGTGGAATATTTGCTTATCACGGCTGGCGAGACGATGCACTAGTTATTGTTTTAGAAGGGCTTAAACAACTAGAATATAGAGGATATGACTCATGGGGTATTGCAGCCAAACAACAAGACAATCAAGAGCATCTCATCATTAAAGAAACATATTCTGTTCCTCAACCAAATAATTCTCACTATACAACACCAACCAAAAGTGCTATTGGACATACGCGATGGGCAACACATGGAAGCGTTACAAAAGAAAACGCACACCCACACACCTCCACAGATGAAACCATCGCCGTAGTCCATAATGGCATTATTGAAAATTATAAAGAACTGCAAGAAAAATATGAATTGCAAGACATTTATTCTGAAACAGATTCTGAAATAATTCCCAAACTCATATTCTATCATCTTAACACAGGAAAAAAATTTATTGACAGCGTCAGAGAAACACTACAAGAAGTAGAAGGTAGCTTTGCAATTGTTGTTAGTAATACCAAAAATAATAAACTTATAGCGGCCAGAAAAGGATCACCACTAGTTATTGGAATTGGCAAAAAGGAATATGTTCTTTCATCAGATATTCCTGCACTCTTAACGCACACTAGAAAAATTATACATCTTGAAGATGGAGAAATTGCAATCATTAATGACCAACTACACATTCAAGAGGTAGATACTAAAAAAGAAATCACTAAACAAGTTAAAGAAATAACGTGGGATGTGCAAACTGCAGAAAAAGAAGGATATCCACATTTTATGCTAAAAGAAATTTATGAACAACCAGAAAAAATAAAACAAGCAATACGAGGAAGAATAAAAAATGAAGTAGTATTTCTACCTGAACTTGCTAATACCACAACCATAAAAAGAATAATCATCATTGCCTGCGGAACTTCGTGGCATGCGGGAATCGTTGGAGAATTTCTACTTGAAGGGTTAGCAAAACTTCCTGTTGAAGTAGAATATGCATCTGAATTTCGTTATCGCGACCCCATCATAGAACCAAACACACTTGTACTAGCAATTAGTCAAAGTGGAGAAACAGCAGATACACTTGCAGCTCTACGCGAAGCAAAAAAGAAAGGAGCGAAAGTATATAGCATTTGTAACGTTATGGATTCAACCATTGCAAGAGAAAGCGATATTGTTTTGTATACTCGCGCAGGACCTGAAATTGGCGTTGCATCAACCAAAGCATTCACTACACAAGTTGTAGTTCTTTATCTTCTTACAGCGCATTTTGCAAAAGAGAGGAATACGCTTAGCGATAAAAAAATAAAAGAAATGATACGAGATGTACAAGAATTACCAAAGCTCATCATGGATGTTTTAGGAACAGAAAAAAATATTCAAACAATTGCAAAAAAATTTAGCGCCAGTAAGAACGCATTATATTTAGGACGGGGAATTCATTATCCAATAGCACTTGAAGGCGCGCTCAAACTTAAAGAAGTAAGTTACATTCATGCAGAAGGCTATCCCGCTGCAGAAATGAAACATGGACCTATAGCACTCATTGATAAGAATTTGCCAACAATCTGTATTGCGATAAAAGACTCACTCACCTATGAAAAAATAATCTCTAACATGCAAGAAGTTAAAGCAAGAAACGGAAAGTTAATTATCATTGCAACAAAAGGAGATGCGCAGGTACAACATTTAAGTGAAAATATAATATTTATTCCTCAATCACGTTATTCTCTAAGCGCAATTCTTGCAGTTATTCCTTTACAACTACTCGCATATCATATCGCAGTCTTACGAGGATGCAATGTTGATAAACCAAGAAATCTAGCTAAGTCTGTGACTGTTGAATAA
- a CDS encoding DUF1461 domain-containing protein, with protein sequence MKRVWLLGITYLLALICVSFLLVALSSSLHKPFLKEEAQRTDKIVTKFLLTGNSTNLQIFTPAERSHLEDVRRLIHITTYSILLLIGGVLLYWFNLNRAERRGIMLTPFLFLFYFTPLFTFANFTKLFELFHQLLFPQGNYSFPFSSILIQTYPEKFFTSMSILIMVILLVLSILALLGEKYSARKKLKMNSNTHLRK encoded by the coding sequence ATGAAAAGAGTTTGGCTGCTTGGAATAACTTATCTTCTAGCACTCATATGTGTAAGTTTTCTTCTTGTAGCGCTCTCTTCAAGTTTACATAAACCATTTCTTAAAGAAGAAGCGCAAAGAACAGATAAGATAGTTACGAAATTTCTACTCACAGGCAATTCAACAAATCTTCAAATTTTCACGCCAGCAGAAAGAAGTCATTTAGAAGATGTTCGAAGACTCATACATATTACCACATATAGTATACTCCTTCTTATAGGGGGAGTCTTATTATATTGGTTTAATTTAAATCGTGCAGAGCGACGAGGAATAATGCTGACGCCTTTTCTTTTTCTATTCTACTTCACACCACTTTTTACGTTTGCAAATTTTACCAAACTCTTTGAACTATTTCATCAACTCCTTTTTCCACAAGGTAATTATTCATTTCCATTCAGTTCAATCCTCATTCAAACCTATCCAGAAAAATTCTTTACTAGCATGAGCATTTTAATTATGGTGATTTTGTTAGTACTAAGTATTTTAGCACTTCTTGGCGAGAAATATAGTGCACGAAAGAAACTAAAGATGAATAGTAATACCCATCTTCGTAAGTAA
- a CDS encoding methyltransferase domain-containing protein, which translates to MMYYDDIAEGYDELHKEEQLAKLALVKDLDIIGPDDKLLDVGCGTGFSLDYFDVQKATGVDPAQKLIAQYTGNQKILLGSAEALPFDDHSFDVVISITAIQNFDNVRKGLAEMLRVGKERFVLTALKASPKIEQIEKVIDEIFANFNIESIEQDKDIIFSITL; encoded by the coding sequence ATGATGTACTACGATGATATTGCAGAAGGCTATGATGAGCTGCATAAAGAGGAGCAGTTAGCAAAATTGGCCTTGGTGAAGGACTTAGATATTATTGGCCCAGATGACAAACTTTTAGATGTTGGTTGTGGCACTGGCTTCTCGCTTGACTATTTTGACGTGCAAAAAGCAACAGGTGTTGACCCTGCTCAAAAGCTTATTGCGCAATACACTGGCAATCAAAAAATACTTTTAGGTAGTGCTGAAGCGCTTCCGTTCGATGATCATTCTTTTGATGTGGTAATAAGTATTACTGCTATTCAAAATTTTGATAATGTGCGTAAAGGTCTTGCTGAAATGCTTCGTGTTGGTAAAGAGCGTTTCGTCCTCACTGCATTAAAAGCATCGCCAAAAATTGAGCAAATAGAAAAAGTAATTGATGAAATTTTTGCAAATTTCAATATTGAATCAATCGAGCAGGACAAAGATATTATTTTTTCTATAACTCTCTAA